Part of the Geobacter pickeringii genome, TTCCACCGGCACCGCCCCGGGGCTCGGGAGAGGAGACCGCAGATTCTTTCACCCTTTCCGGAACGGCCTTCTTCCCTTCTCCCTCTTTCCGGTGCACCCGGACCGTCTTCTCACTCTTTTTCTTCTTCGGGTGCACCGTCGGCACCTCCCCTTTCCCTTCCGGCGGGAGCGGCACGAGCAGCTTGTTCCCCGCATAGATCAGATCAGGGTTTTTTATCAGGTTGAAGAGAAGGATCTGGGGGTAGTATCCCCCCTTCCCGCCATACTTGCGCGAAAGGGAATAGAGGGTATCCCCCTTGCGGATCGTGATGCTCTTGACGAGCACCCCTTCGTCGGGACCCGCGGGGCGTTTCCCTTCGGAAGCTTCAGGGGAGTAGAGGAGATACTCCTCCGCCCCGCCGAGCGGCGGTGTGAGGCAGGCAAGAACGAGAGACGAAGCGACAACCCTGAGGGCGTTGTTCATATCAGTACCTGTTCCCCAGCAGATCTTGGTATTTCAGGACATTCCGGACCTGAATGCTCTTTCCGACTGCAGTTCCCGCCTTGACGCGGAAGGTCACCTTGATGGTCCGCTTCTCGCCGGCCCCGAGTTCGTCGAACCTCCAGAAGTAATCACCATTGGTCCCTTTGGCAAAGGCTGGATCCGATGCGATCAGCTCCAGGTCGCGCGGCAGGAAGCTCTGCAGCTCCACCGCCTTCGCCATGTTGGACCCCTTGTTGGTGAAGTTCAACTCAAAGGACGAAACCTCGCCTGGCTTGAGCCGTCCACCCTTGCCGGCCATGGCGAGATCGACCACCGGCCGCGAGTAGACCAGTCGGAGCGTCGCCACCTTTGTCTGGGTCTTGTCGCTCTCCGGTTCAAAGGCCATGGTGATCGTCGTGCTCGCCCCGTCGTTCTCGGTGGCGGGGGTGGCGAGATCGAGGATCACGTACGATTCTTCCTTGGGCGCCAGCGGTCCCACATGGTTGATGATCGGTTCGTTCGCCTGACGGATGCCGTCGCGGTTCAGATCCTGATAGAACGTATAGGTAACGTTGGCCGGGAGGTTGGGCTTGATCAGGAAATCCTCGCGGACGTTGCCGGTGTTGGTCACCACGAGCGGAATGGAAACGGGCTGTCCCGGGATCACCACGATTTTCTCGCTGTTGGTCCTGATCGCCACGCCGCTCACCGCCTTCACAAAGGCGGCGGCGGAGAGGAAGGAATCCCGCGTCTGGAGCTCCGTATTGGCGATATCAGCCCGCAGGAAAAGTTCCTGCTGGGCGATCGCCTCTTCCTTGAGCTGGAAGGTCACCTCGAACTCGCGGCTTTCGCCCGAATTGAGCCGCATGCCGTCGAGCACGAGGACCGCCTTCATCTCCTGCTTGAAACCGGAACCGGCGACGCCGACCGGCTCATACTGGGGAGGATAGTTCAACCGGAGTGCGACCCCCTGGGCCGTTGCCGTGCCGATATTGAGGAGGGCAATGCGGTAGGAGACCTTCTCGCCGGGAAGTATCTGGACCTTGTCGGTCTTGACCACCGCCCGCAGCAGCGGCGCGGACGCGGTCAGGAAGATGTCGCGGGCCTGGGACGCGTCGCGCTCGAGCCGTGAGGCGATCTTGATCGGATAGACTATCTTCTGGCCATCGATGAACTCACGCGGCACCACGAGGGAGAGTACCCCCCTGAACCGTTCACCCGGCGCCAGGGTCGACGTAAGATTGACCGGCAACTCCTTCTTGGCGGCGTCCGCGAACTGGGCGTTGAACTCGGCCGGGAAGCCCGACTCGAGATAGAAGCTGTCCGAACCGTTACCGTTATTGACAACCTCGAACGGGATCTCATGGCGCTTGCCCACCTCCAGGCTCTGGGCCGCCGGCGGGATTGTCAGCTCGATATCGGCAAACTGTCCGACTTCAAGCGACAGGACCTGGGCATTCTTCTCCGGCACCGGAACGGCCGCCACCGCCTTGGCTGCCGGGGTAAAGGCAATGCCGAGCTCCGCCAGCTTGGCCGCGGCCGTTGCCGCCGCCTTCGTCCCGGGGAAACGCTCGACCAGCGATTTGTATTCTGCAATGGCCTTTTCCCGAAGCGCGGCACTGCGCGCCGCCCGCTCTTCCGCTTCTACCCTGTGTGCCACCGCCGCCTTTTCCTGAGCGGCCTTCTCGGCGGCAATCCGCTCTGCGTCGGCCTTTTCCTTGGCCGCCTTTTCCGCTGCCAGGCGTTCGGTCTCGGCCTTCTCACGGACGGCCTTGTCCGCGGCGGCCTTCTGGGCGGCAGCCATCTCGACAGCGGCTTTCTCGGCGGCGATGCGCTCCACTTCCGCCTTATCCTGGGCGACTTTCTCGGCGGCAATCCGTTCTGACTCGGCCTTTTCCTTGGCCGCCTTTTCCGCAGCCAGACGCTCGGTCTCGGCCTTCTCACGGACGGCCTTGTCCGCGGCGGCCTTCTGGGCCGCAG contains:
- a CDS encoding LysM peptidoglycan-binding domain-containing protein, encoding MNNALRVVASSLVLACLTPPLGGAEEYLLYSPEASEGKRPAGPDEGVLVKSITIRKGDTLYSLSRKYGGKGGYYPQILLFNLIKNPDLIYAGNKLLVPLPPEGKGEVPTVHPKKKKSEKTVRVHRKEGEGKKAVPERVKESAVSSPEPRGGAGGTKAPEAASRKSAAEVLRPATAAPKKTDENEQALFEAGVSAYKSGALQQSIDAFDRFLARYPASPLVPDATLYRADALMKLAGQ
- a CDS encoding tetratricopeptide repeat protein yields the protein MKYFRTAMFKCLTGCLIIASLLSSPAHAVNSEDSQIFIAGFNAYQKKDYQSAIERMKTVLEKYPDTPLRDMAIFWLARASYKAGFDRDAARSMSQFFKEYPDSPLKGTVEDELLALVARYDKGEQLPVMAKREGTEKATEVAAAKKALADKTAAAKQAAEAAARQKTDAERLATQRAAAEKASAEKAAAEKLAAERAAAEKAATEMAAAQKAAADKAVREKAETERLAAEKAAKEKAEAERIAAEKAALEKREVERIAAEKAAAEMAAAQKAAADKAAREKAETERLAAEKAVKEKAEAERIVAEKAAQDKAEAERIAAEKAAAEMVAAQKAAADKAAREKTETERLAAEKAAKEKAEAERIAAEKAAQEKRDAERVAAENAAVEMAAAQKAAADKAVREKAETERLAAEKAAKEKAESERIAAEKVAQDKAEVERIAAEKAAVEMAAAQKAAADKAVREKAETERLAAEKAAKEKADAERIAAEKAAQEKAAVAHRVEAEERAARSAALREKAIAEYKSLVERFPGTKAAATAAAKLAELGIAFTPAAKAVAAVPVPEKNAQVLSLEVGQFADIELTIPPAAQSLEVGKRHEIPFEVVNNGNGSDSFYLESGFPAEFNAQFADAAKKELPVNLTSTLAPGERFRGVLSLVVPREFIDGQKIVYPIKIASRLERDASQARDIFLTASAPLLRAVVKTDKVQILPGEKVSYRIALLNIGTATAQGVALRLNYPPQYEPVGVAGSGFKQEMKAVLVLDGMRLNSGESREFEVTFQLKEEAIAQQELFLRADIANTELQTRDSFLSAAAFVKAVSGVAIRTNSEKIVVIPGQPVSIPLVVTNTGNVREDFLIKPNLPANVTYTFYQDLNRDGIRQANEPIINHVGPLAPKEESYVILDLATPATENDGASTTITMAFEPESDKTQTKVATLRLVYSRPVVDLAMAGKGGRLKPGEVSSFELNFTNKGSNMAKAVELQSFLPRDLELIASDPAFAKGTNGDYFWRFDELGAGEKRTIKVTFRVKAGTAVGKSIQVRNVLKYQDLLGNRY